The uncultured Cohaesibacter sp. genome window below encodes:
- the nikC gene encoding nickel transporter permease: MSLVQETQTQNLRAWLLAEVPTSRHHARMAAWYQNWLALKRNTLAMAGLGILVAVIIIAIFAPILAPHDPFTQDLANRLKPLGFADHLLGTDSLGRDILSRLLYGSRITLYIVTLVAIIAPIMGLVVGTISGYVGGWVDVVLMRITDIFLAFPKLVLALAFVAALGAGIENAVLAISLTAWPPYARIARAETLTIRKSDFIQAIKLQGAGPIRIITKHIWPLCISSIVIRVTLDMAGVILTAAGLGFLGLGAQPPSPEWGAMISGGRKYILDHWWVATMPGIAIFMVSLAFNLLGDGLRDVLDPKESGR; this comes from the coding sequence ATGAGCCTAGTACAAGAAACACAAACGCAAAATTTGCGCGCCTGGTTGCTGGCCGAGGTTCCGACATCGCGACACCATGCCCGCATGGCCGCATGGTATCAGAACTGGCTGGCTCTCAAGCGCAATACGCTGGCCATGGCCGGGCTGGGCATTCTGGTTGCCGTGATCATCATCGCGATATTTGCTCCCATCCTTGCGCCACACGACCCGTTCACCCAGGATCTGGCCAATCGCCTCAAGCCACTGGGCTTTGCAGATCATCTGCTCGGCACGGATTCGCTCGGCCGCGACATCCTCAGCCGCCTGCTCTATGGTTCGCGCATCACGCTCTACATCGTCACGCTGGTCGCGATCATCGCTCCGATCATGGGGCTGGTCGTGGGTACGATCTCCGGCTATGTCGGCGGCTGGGTTGATGTCGTCCTGATGCGGATCACCGATATTTTCCTTGCCTTCCCAAAGCTGGTGCTGGCGCTCGCCTTCGTGGCAGCATTGGGCGCAGGCATCGAGAATGCAGTGCTTGCCATCTCGCTGACGGCATGGCCCCCCTATGCCCGCATCGCCCGGGCGGAAACCCTGACGATCCGCAAATCCGATTTCATTCAGGCCATCAAGCTGCAAGGCGCCGGCCCCATCCGGATCATCACCAAGCACATCTGGCCGCTCTGCATCTCGTCCATCGTCATCCGGGTGACCCTCGACATGGCAGGCGTGATCCTGACCGCTGCTGGCCTTGGCTTCCTCGGCCTCGGAGCCCAGCCTCCGTCTCCGGAATGGGGCGCCATGATCTCCGGCGGTCGCAAGTATATTCTCGACCACTGGTGGGTTGCCACGATGCCCGGTATCGCCATCTTCATGGTCAGCCTCGCTTTCAACCTGCTTGGCGACGGCTTGCGTGATGTACTGGATCCCAAGGAGAGTGGCCGATGA
- a CDS encoding FliM/FliN family flagellar motor switch protein, giving the protein MANLDSISINISVVLGTTSIPIHQLLRMGRGAVIELDAHEEDDCLILANDIPVAHGQVILRGEKVGISITKVLMRSPEWRPIRGIHRIAG; this is encoded by the coding sequence GTGGCTAATCTAGATTCCATTTCGATCAATATTTCTGTTGTGCTGGGTACGACATCGATTCCGATTCACCAGTTGTTGCGCATGGGGCGTGGTGCTGTCATCGAGCTGGACGCCCATGAAGAGGATGATTGCCTGATTCTGGCCAATGATATTCCCGTTGCGCACGGGCAGGTGATTCTGAGAGGGGAAAAAGTCGGCATTTCCATCACCAAGGTGTTGATGCGTAGCCCTGAATGGCGCCCGATCCGCGGAATCCACCGGATTGCGGGCTAA
- the lipB gene encoding lipoyl(octanoyl) transferase LipB, translating to MLSSSPEPVEWLISDRLIPYTEAMVFMENRIAAIAEGKARECVWLLEHPPLYTAGTSANPADLVAPDRFDVFTTGRGGQYTYHGPGQRIAYVMLDLKRRKQDVRLFVQCLESWIINTLAEHNIKGERRKDRVGVWVTRPEKGVGVEDKIAAIGIRVRKWVTFHGISLNIEPDLEHYSGIVPCGIAQHGVTSFVDLGYPIAMSDVDMTLRLAFEPLFGPTA from the coding sequence ATGCTATCAAGCAGCCCCGAGCCGGTCGAGTGGCTGATATCAGATCGGCTGATTCCCTACACCGAAGCGATGGTGTTCATGGAAAACCGCATTGCCGCCATCGCGGAGGGCAAGGCACGCGAATGCGTCTGGCTGCTGGAACACCCCCCGCTCTATACCGCAGGGACCAGCGCCAATCCGGCCGATCTGGTCGCACCGGACCGCTTCGATGTCTTCACAACCGGTCGTGGCGGACAATATACCTATCACGGACCTGGGCAGCGCATCGCCTATGTCATGCTCGACCTCAAGCGGCGCAAACAGGACGTACGGCTGTTTGTCCAATGTCTGGAAAGCTGGATCATCAATACCCTCGCCGAGCACAATATCAAGGGCGAGCGCCGCAAGGATCGCGTCGGCGTCTGGGTGACCCGCCCGGAGAAGGGAGTCGGTGTGGAAGACAAGATCGCAGCCATAGGCATCCGTGTTCGAAAATGGGTCACCTTTCACGGCATCAGCCTTAATATCGAGCCAGATCTGGAACACTACAGCGGCATTGTCCCCTGCGGCATCGCCCAACATGGTGTTACCAGCTTTGTTGATCTGGGCTACCCGATTGCCATGTCCGATGTCGACATGACCCTGCGTCTGGCCTTCGAGCCGCTCTTCGGACCAACAGCTTAG
- a CDS encoding ABC transporter permease: MEKTNGQLQLSIPPIALKTISTLFTIVITMVGLLFITFIIGRVMPVDPVLAIVGERASQAQYDAAYIALGLDRPLLVQFMIYLNDVFHGNLGESIRTGMPVFDDIKRFFPATMELATIGTLIGIVVGIPLGVLAAVKRGTWIDQTARFIALIGYSIPVFWIGLVGLLIFYGILGWVGGPGRLDIFYEDMIPTVTGMILIDSLLAGDFEVFSNAFSHIVLPACILGYYSLAYISRMTRSFMLEQLNSEYIIAARVKGLSEARVIWQHAFRNIGVQLITVVALSYAGLLEGSVLTEIIFSWPGIGSYITTSLLSADMAAVLGGTVIVGLVFVCLNVLSDVLYRLLDPRSK, translated from the coding sequence ATGGAAAAGACGAATGGACAGCTTCAGCTGTCCATTCCGCCCATCGCACTGAAAACGATCTCGACTTTGTTCACGATCGTCATCACGATGGTCGGATTGCTTTTTATTACCTTCATCATCGGTCGCGTGATGCCTGTTGACCCCGTTCTTGCCATTGTTGGCGAGCGCGCTTCACAGGCCCAATATGATGCGGCCTATATTGCACTGGGGCTGGACAGACCACTGTTGGTCCAGTTCATGATCTACCTAAATGATGTCTTCCACGGCAATCTGGGTGAATCCATCCGGACGGGCATGCCTGTGTTTGACGACATCAAGCGCTTTTTCCCTGCCACCATGGAACTGGCAACCATAGGCACCCTGATCGGGATAGTGGTTGGCATTCCCCTTGGCGTCCTGGCCGCCGTCAAGCGCGGAACCTGGATTGACCAGACCGCTCGCTTTATCGCCCTCATTGGCTACTCGATTCCGGTTTTCTGGATCGGCCTTGTCGGCCTGTTGATCTTCTACGGCATTCTCGGCTGGGTCGGCGGACCGGGGCGGCTCGATATCTTCTATGAAGACATGATTCCCACCGTCACCGGCATGATCCTCATCGACAGCCTGCTCGCCGGAGACTTCGAGGTCTTCTCCAACGCCTTTTCGCACATCGTGCTGCCGGCCTGCATTCTAGGCTACTATTCGCTGGCCTATATCAGCCGCATGACGCGGTCCTTCATGCTTGAGCAGCTGAACTCGGAATATATCATTGCTGCACGCGTCAAGGGCCTCTCGGAAGCTCGCGTCATCTGGCAGCATGCCTTCCGCAACATCGGCGTCCAGTTGATCACCGTGGTGGCACTGTCCTATGCGGGTCTGCTCGAAGGGTCGGTGCTGACCGAAATCATTTTCTCATGGCCGGGTATCGGCAGTTACATCACCACCTCCCTGTTGTCTGCGGATATGGCTGCCGTCCTCGGCGGCACAGTGATCGTCGGGCTGGTTTTTGTTTGCCTCAACGTTCTGTCCGATGTCCTCTATCGCCTGCTCGACCCCCGGTCGAAATAG
- a CDS encoding ABC transporter ATP-binding protein codes for MSNLVDVENLWVRFPTRTGVFDAVRGISFSLGKERLGIVGESGSGKSMTGRALLRLIRKPGIVEADRMEILGQDIMAMPEKAMRQLRGRDISMVMQDPKYSLNPVMRVGEQIVEALSIHEKVDRKLARQKALDMLEAVVIRDPERVFAAYPHELSGGMGQRVMIAMMLIANPKILIADEPTSALDVSVQIQVLEIMDKLVRERGMGLIFISHDLRLVSNFCDRILIMYGGRIVEICESGKLEEAKHPYTRGLLNSMPQLTIKKDRLETLDRDPAWRDQESVSGIL; via the coding sequence ATGAGCAATCTGGTTGATGTAGAAAACCTCTGGGTGCGCTTTCCCACCCGCACCGGTGTGTTCGATGCCGTGCGCGGAATCAGCTTCTCGCTGGGCAAGGAACGCCTCGGCATCGTGGGCGAAAGCGGATCCGGCAAGTCGATGACCGGCCGTGCCCTGCTCCGCCTCATCCGAAAGCCCGGCATCGTTGAAGCTGACCGCATGGAGATTCTCGGACAGGACATCATGGCCATGCCGGAAAAGGCCATGCGCCAGTTGCGGGGCCGGGACATTTCGATGGTCATGCAGGACCCGAAATACTCGCTCAACCCGGTCATGCGCGTCGGCGAGCAGATCGTTGAGGCACTCTCCATTCACGAGAAGGTCGATCGCAAGCTGGCGCGCCAGAAGGCTCTGGACATGCTTGAAGCCGTCGTCATTCGTGATCCGGAGCGGGTCTTTGCCGCCTATCCGCACGAGCTCTCCGGCGGCATGGGACAGCGGGTGATGATCGCCATGATGCTCATCGCCAACCCCAAGATTCTGATCGCCGACGAGCCAACCTCTGCGCTGGACGTTTCCGTCCAGATTCAGGTTCTGGAAATCATGGACAAGCTGGTGCGCGAGCGAGGCATGGGGTTGATCTTCATCAGCCACGACTTGCGGCTGGTGTCCAATTTCTGCGACCGGATTCTCATCATGTATGGCGGGCGCATTGTCGAGATCTGCGAATCCGGCAAACTGGAAGAGGCAAAGCACCCCTACACGCGCGGCCTGCTGAACTCCATGCCGCAGCTCACCATCAAGAAAGACCGACTGGAAACGCTCGACCGGGATCCGGCATGGCGTGATCAGGAAAGCGTGAGTGGTATCCTATGA
- a CDS encoding ABC transporter ATP-binding protein, whose amino-acid sequence MKKALELIDLNVWFGEGAERVDAVKSVSFSVRLGDSFGLVGESGSGKSTVLRAITGLVPYWNGTILVDQKELGAKRDKHFYKTVQMVFQDPYASLHPRHTVDRVLSETLQLHGFKDIDSKIPKLLDDVGLGASFRFRYPHQLSGGQRQRVAIARALAPEPKILLLDEPTSALDVSVQAEILNLLSELRAEHNLTYVMVSHDLAVVGHMCDNVAVMQHGELVEMMTVDKMRNQQADHPYSRHLLESSARYRA is encoded by the coding sequence ATGAAGAAAGCACTGGAACTGATTGATCTCAATGTCTGGTTTGGCGAGGGAGCGGAGCGCGTCGACGCGGTCAAGTCCGTGTCCTTTTCCGTCAGACTGGGAGACAGCTTTGGGCTGGTCGGCGAGAGCGGATCGGGCAAGTCAACCGTTCTGCGCGCAATCACTGGCCTTGTGCCCTATTGGAACGGCACCATCCTTGTCGACCAGAAGGAACTGGGAGCCAAGCGCGACAAGCACTTCTACAAGACCGTTCAGATGGTCTTTCAGGACCCCTACGCATCGCTCCACCCCAGACACACGGTTGACCGGGTTCTGAGCGAAACCCTGCAACTGCACGGGTTCAAGGACATCGACAGCAAGATTCCAAAGCTTCTGGACGATGTCGGGCTGGGGGCCAGCTTCCGATTCCGCTATCCCCATCAGCTCTCGGGCGGTCAGCGCCAGCGCGTCGCCATCGCCCGTGCCTTGGCGCCTGAGCCCAAGATCTTGCTTCTGGACGAGCCGACCTCGGCGCTCGATGTGTCTGTTCAGGCAGAAATTCTCAATCTTTTGAGCGAGTTGCGTGCAGAACATAATCTGACCTACGTGATGGTGTCGCACGATCTGGCCGTTGTCGGCCACATGTGTGACAATGTCGCCGTCATGCAACATGGCGAACTGGTCGAGATGATGACCGTTGACAAGATGCGCAACCAGCAGGCCGACCATCCCTATTCACGCCATCTGCTTGAAAGCAGCGCCCGCTATCGCGCATGA